From the Musa acuminata AAA Group cultivar baxijiao chromosome BXJ1-2, Cavendish_Baxijiao_AAA, whole genome shotgun sequence genome, one window contains:
- the LOC135596722 gene encoding T-complex protein 1 subunit beta: MAAARLLKDEATEEKGDRARMASFIGAMAIADLVKTTLGPKGMDKILQSTGRGRNVTVTNDGATILKSLHIDNPAAKVLVDISKVQDDEVGDGTTSVVVLAGELLREAEKLVNQKIHPMTIISGYRMAAECARNALLLKAKDNKQDPDKFKSDLMKIAMTTLSSKILSQDKEHFAKLAVDAVLRLKGSTNLESIQIIKKAGGSLKDSFLDEGFILDKKIGIGQPKHIENAKILVANTAMDTDKVKIYGARVRVDSMAKVAEIEGAEKEKMKQKVQKIIAHGINCFVNRQLIYNFPEELFADAGILAIEHADFDGIERLALVTGGEIASTFDNPESVKLGHCKLIEEIMIGEDKLIHFSGVEMGQACTVVLRGASSHVLDEAERSLHDALCVLSQTVNDSRVLLGGGWPEMVMAKEVDELARKTPGKKSHAIEAFSRSLQAIPTIIADNAGLDSAELISQLRAEHHKDTTNAGIDIISGGVGDMDKLGISEAFKVKQAVLLSATEAAEMILRVDEIITCAPRRREDRM; this comes from the exons ATGGCG GCTGCGCGGCTTCTTAAGGATGAAGCTACCGAGGAGAAAGGAGATCGGGCGAGGATG GCATCGTTCATTGGTGCCATGGCAATTGCCGACTTGGTGAAGACAACTTTAGGGCCAAAAGGAATG GACAAGATATTGCAATCAACTGGCCGAGGACGCAATGTTACTGTTACTAATGATGGTGCTACTATCTTGAAGTCACTTCACATTGACAATCCAGCTGCTAAGGTCCTTGTTG ATATATCCAAGGTTCAAGATGATGAGGTCGGTGATGGGACAACATCGGTTGTTGTTTTGGCTGGAGAACTTCTGAGGGAGGCTGAAAAATTAGTCAATCAAAAAATTCATCCGATGACCATTATTTCAG GCTACAGAATGGCTGCTGAGTGTGCACGTAATGCTTTACTGCTGAAGGCTAAGGATAACAAACAGGATCCAG ATAAGTTTAAGTCAGATTTGATGAAAATTGCTATGACAACTTTAAGTTCAAAAATACTCTCCCAGGACAAGGAACATTTTGCTAAACTAGCAGTCGATGCTGTTTTGAGGCTTAAG GGCAGCACAAACTTGGAGTCTATCCAGATTATTAAGAAGGCTGGAGGTTCGCTTAAAGATTCATTTCTAGATGAAGG GTTTATTCTTGACAAGAAAATAGGAATTGGTCAACCAAAACACATTGAAAATGCCAAGATTTTGGTGGCAAACACTGCTATGGATACTGACAAAGTCAAAATATATGGGGCTCGAGTTCGTGTTGATTCGATGGCTAAAGTTGCGGAGATCGAGGGGGCTgaaaaggagaagatgaaacAAAAAGTGCAGAAAATCATAGCTCATGGCATCAACTGTTTTGTCAACAGGCAGCTGATTTATAACTTCCCTGAGGAACTCTTTGCAGATGCTGGTATTCTTGCCATTGAGCATGCTGACTTTGATGGAATTGAGCGGCTAGCCTTGGTGACTGGTGGTGAGATTGCATCAACTTTCGATAATCCGGAGTCTGTTAAGCTTGGACATTGCAAGCTGATTGAGGAGATAATGATTGGGGAGGACAAATTGATTCATTTTTCTGGTGTTGAGATGGGTCAGGCCTGTACCGTTGTTCTAAGAGGTGCAAG TTCCCATGTGCTGGATGAAGCAGAAAGGTCTTTGCACGATGCCCTCTGTGTGCTGTCTCAGACAGTGAATGATAGTAGGGTCTTGCTTGGGGGTGGATGGCCTGAGATGGTGATGGCTAAGGAGGTAGACGAACTTGCTCGTAAGACTCCAGGGAAGAAATCTCATGCCATTGAGGCTTTCTCGCGATCACTCCAAGCAATACCTACAATCATTGCTGACAATGCTGGTCTGGACAGTGCTGAGCTTATCTCTCAGCTTCGAGCTGAGCATCACAAGGACACAACTAACGCTGGAATTGACATCATATCTGGTGGT GTTGGAGATATGGACAAGCTAGGGATATCAGAGGCCTTCAAGGTGAAGCAAGCTGTTCTTTTGTCGGCAACCGAGGCAGCTGAGATGATATTGAGGGTTGACGAGATTATCACTTGCGCTCCACGGAGAAGGGAAGATAGAATGTGA
- the LOC103969395 gene encoding alkaline/neutral invertase A, mitochondrial, producing the protein MNATGSMGIAVAVRPCCRLLVAQLFPEWPCHQRRAAAAAAFFFPRCPHDRRRAPALSLAPQRRSAASLVRAALAPARDEAAVSDARRLSTAAGPVPGVDRAFERIFVQGLAAVEPLVIERVAEKERMLVVEEKRKVEEVEEEQRTEVAKAREVSESEKEAWRLLKNAVVEYCGSPVGTVAATDPAAEALNYDQVFIRDFVPSALAFLLKGETEIVRNFLLYTLQLQSWEKTVDCYSPGQGLMPASFKVRSVPMDVSKDEVEEMLDPDFGESAIGRVAPVDSGLWWIILLRAYGKITGDYTLQERVDVQTGIKLILNLCLSDGFDMFPTLLVTDGSCMIDRRMGIHGHPLEIQALFYCALRCSREMIAVNDGSKSLLRAINNRLSALSFHIREYYWVDMKKINEIYRYKTEEYSQDAINKFNIYPEQIPGWLVDWVPEKGGYFIGNLQPAHMDFRFFSLGNLWAIVSSLATPRQAEGILDLIEEKWDDLVGNMPLKICYPALEYEEWRIITGSDPKNTPWSYHNGGSWPTLLWQFTSACIKMGRPELARKAITIAENRLSNDKWPEYYDTPTGRFIGKQSRLYQTWTIAGFLASKLLLENPEMASILTFEEDLELLEGCACNLIKSPRTQCSRRAAKSHVLH; encoded by the exons ATGAATGCAACCGGCTCCATGGGGATCGCCGTCGCCGTAAGACCCTGCTGCCGTCTCCTTGTCGCCCAGCTCTTCCCGGAATGGCCCTGCCACCAACgccgcgccgccgccgccgccgccttcttCTTCCCCAGATGCCCCCACGACCGCCGCCGCGCCCCCGCCCTCTCACTCGCCCCTCAGCGCCGATCCGCTGCGTCCTTGGTCCGCGCCGCCCTCGCCCCGGCGAGGGACGAGGCCGCGGTGTCCGACGCCCGCCGACTGTCCACCGCGGCCGGGCCCGTGCCTGGCGTCGATAGGGCCTTCGAGCGGATCTTCGTCCAGGGCCTCGCCGCCGTCGAGCCCCTCGTGATCGAGAGGGTGGCGGAGAAGGAGCGGATGCTCGtggtggaagaaaagaggaaggttgaggaggtggaggaggagcagAGAACGGAGGTGGCCAAGGCGCGGGAGGTTTCGGAGTCGGAGAAGGAGGCGTGGAGACTGTTGAAGAATGCGGTGGTGGAGTACTGTGGGAGCCCGGTGGGAACGGTGGCAGCCACTGATCCGGCCGCGGAGGCCCTCAATTACGATCAGGTCTTCATCCGCGACTTCGTGCCATCCGCCCTCGCCTTCCTCCTCAAGGGGGAGACAGAGATCGTCCGGAATTTTCTCCTCTACACCTTGCAGTTGCAG agttGGGAAAAGACTGTGGATTGCTACAGCCCTGGACAAGGGCTGATGCCGGCAAGCTTTAAGGTCAGAAGTGTTCCTATGGATGTAAGTAAGGATGAAGTTGAGGAGATGCTGGACCCTGATTTTGGCGAATCAGCAATTGGACGTGTTGCGCCAGTAGATTCTG GTTTGTGGTGGATTATCTTGCTAAGAGCTTATGGAAAGATTACTGGGGACTATACATTACAGGAGAGAGTGGATGTGCAAACTGGCATCAAACTTATCCTGAATTTATGCTTATCTGATGGGTTTGACATGTTTCCTACTCTCCTTGTCACCGATGGCTCTTGCATGATAGATCGACGAATGGGCATTCATGGACATCCTCTTGAAATCCAA GCTTTGTTCTACTGTGCTTTGCGTTGCTCACGTGAAATGATTGCCGTCAATGATGGATCAAAGAGCCTGCTGCGTGCTATTAATAACAGACTCAGTGCCCTATCATTCCACATCAGAGAGTATTATTGGGTGGATATGAAGAAGATCAATGAGATTTATCGTTATAAGACAGAAGAATATTCCCAAGATGCGATTAACAAATTCAACATCTATCCTGAGCAAATCCCTGGTTGGCTAGTGGATTGGGTTCCTGAAAAAGGTGGTTACTTTATTGGGAATCTTCAGCCAGCCCACATGGATTTTAGGTTCTTCTCGCTGGGTAATTTATGGGCTATTGTCTCATCTTTGGCCACTCCAAGACAAGCTGAGGGCATTCTCGATCTTATTGAAGAAAAATGGGATGACCTTGTTGGGAATATGCCACTGAAGATATGTTATCCTGCTTTAGAGTACGAAGAATGGCGCATAATTACagggagtgatccaaagaatac GCCCTGGTCATATCATAATGGTGGATCATGGCCTACTTTGCTGTGGCAG TTCACGTCGGCTTGCATCAAAATGGGCAGGCCTGAATTGGCCCGAAAGGCAATTACCATAGCTGAGAACCGACTTTCAAACGACAAGTGGCCTGAATACTATGACACTCCGACTGGCAGATTTATCGGAAAGCAATCGCGGCTTTATCAAACATGGACAATCGCTGGGTTCCTGGCTTCAAAATTGCTGTTGGAGAATCCAGAAATGGCTTCCATATTGACATTCGAGGAAGATCTTGAGCTTCTGGAGGGCTGTGCCTGCAACCTGATCAAGAGTCCTCGGACCCAATGCTCCCGCCGTGCTGCCAAGTCGCATGTCCTTCATTGA
- the LOC135596726 gene encoding WD repeat-containing protein VIP3-like produces the protein MKLAGLKSVENAHDESIWAAAWVPATEARPALLLTGSLDETVRLWRPDELTPVAPPSKGHALGVVSVAAHPSGGVAASSSLDSFIRVFDIDSNASIATLEAPPSEVWSMQFDPKGTILAVAGGGSASVKLWDTSSWQLVCSLPVPRPEGARPDKTGSGKFVLSVAWSPDGKKLACGSMDGTIAVFDVARSKFLHHLDGHYMPVRSMVFSPVDPRVLFTACDDTHVHMYDAEGKSLVGAMSGHTSWVLSVDASLDGAAIATGSSDRTVKLWDLSMRTAVQTMTNHSDQVWSVAFRPPGGTGLRVGRLASVSDDKSISLYDYS, from the exons ATGAAGTTAGCGGGGCTGAAATCCGTGGAGAACGCCCATGACGAATCGATATGGGCAGCGGCGTGGGTTCCGGCGACGGAGGCCAGACCAGCGCTCCTCCTGACCGGGTCCCTAGATGAAACCGTGCGGCTGTGGCGACCGGACGAACTCACCCCTGTGGCGCCGCCCTCCAAGGGTCACGCCCTTGGGGTGGTCTCCGTCGCAGCCCACCCTTCCGGCGGGGTGGCGGCCTCCTCCTCCCTCGATAGCTTTATACGCGTTTTTGACATCGACTCTAATGCATCCATTGCCACCCTCGAGGCGCCTCCATCTGAAGTTTGGAGCATGCAGTTTGATCCAAAG GGCACCATTCTGGCAGTTGCTGGTGGTGGCAGTGCTTCAGTTAAGCTGTGGGACACCTCCTCGTGGCAACTTGTTTGCAGCCTTCCGGTTCCACGCCCAGAAGGTGCCCGACCTGATAAGACTGGCAGCGGCAAATTTGTTCTTTCTGTTGCATGGAGTCCAGATGGTAAAAAGTTAGCTTGCGGATCTATGGATGGGACAATTGCTGTGTTTGATGTTGCACGTTCTAAGTTCCTCCACCACCTTGATGGTCATTACATGCCTGTGAGGTCGATGGTCTTCTCCCCTGTGGATCCTCGTGTCCTATTTACTGCTTGTGATGATACTCACGTACACATGTATGATGCGGAGGGAAAGAGCCTGGTTGGTGCAATGTCGGGACACACAAGCTGGGTGCTGAGTGTGGATGCCAGTCTGGATGGTGCAGCGATAGCAACAGGATCCAGTGATCGAACAGTTAAACTTTGGGATCTCAGCATGAGGACTGCAGTGCAGACTATGACAAACCACTCTGACCAGGTGTGGAGTGTAGCATTTCGACCTCCTGGAGGAACAGGATTACGTGTAGGGAGGCTAGCGAGTGTATCTGATGACAAGAGCATATCATTGTATGATTACTCATAA